The genomic window gtCGCTCTGCTGAATGGTGGTGGGGATAGCTGGCTCCACCACACACCTGTTTAATCAGGCTGGGTAATGTGCACCAAGAGCAAAGATCACAGACTAAGGAACAGTCCCTTATCATTTGCTTTGCTGGCAAAGATTTAAACCAAGAATTAATCATCTTTGGACACTATATTTTGTTGCCTTCCTCATAGAAATATAATCATGACAGGCCATGGTTAATAAGAAACGTAGCAGCCTACGACCAAGAAATGGTGCCTAATACCAAGTGTTCCTGGGTTAAAGGCAGaaggcttttttaaaattaaatcttaaaacattGCAATTACAGGCAAGACAGCTGGTCTTAAAAGCAGTTTTGTGACTGCCCTTTTAATCCACTACATGACTATTCCGGCTTTTCTGGAGCACTTATGAAAATCTTCTTGACTCTGTCCACAAGACTGAGGAAAGTGAAAGCAAAGTCCCGGGAAAGTGGGAGATGATTCAGCCGGGCTTCTGCCCTTCGCCCCTCCAGCAGCCTCTACAGTTAGGGAGCTCTTGGACTGTTCTTAGCAGGGGCCCCCCAAACAGCCAACCCTTCCCCACGTCTTGGGGAGCGCACCTTCCGCTGGAAAACTGCTAGCTTACCTGAGCTCAGCCGTGCTCCACCGAGCTTAAGCAAGTTAAATAAGACTAGGAGGGAACCTTTAGCGCGTTTCAAAAGCGACAGACTCTCTCCTGAGCAGCTCAGGCCTACTGCCCATCCCCCCGcccgcacgcacacacacacacacctggcgCCCGGGCTCCCTGGTGCTCGCTGGCTGCGGGTCCGGAACGCACCCTTCCCCAGCCGGGTCCTGCGCCACCGACGGACGGGCTGGCGGGCGGGAGTCACTGCGAATATAGGAAGCAAGGGCGGTTTCAAATGCTGCTTTATTCTTACGAATActgtaaaaattaatataaaaaagtgAGCATGCTCAGTCTTTTCCTCTTATCTACAATACAAAGGGTTTGTCTGAAAAGtcttggttttttctttttacaaatgtaCCTTAGCTGCATCAACAGGAGTAAGATGTAGAAAAAGCTAccattacaaaaataatttaagggAAAATAAACACGTTTAGCTTCTCTCGCAGTTCAGTGGTGGTAAGTCCAGGCTGTAGCTTCTTTGCGCTCGTATGTCCCAAGAAACTGCAGCGGGTGCCCGGTGGCTCTGGCTGCGCCGGGGCACGGCGCGCTCCGCTCCGGGCCGTCGGGTCTGAGGTATGGGTCGTTGCTGAGTCTCTCCCGCCCCGGCCGCGCGTTACCGACAGTCTGCGGTCCCGGCGGCCGGCAGGAAGGGCGGGCTGGGCAACTGCTTGAAGAACTGCCGGAGGCCGGCCAGGTCCCGCGTGAGCTGCTCCACGCGCTGGTGCAGCTTCTCGTTCTCGGCCGACAGCTCCACCAGCTTCTGCTGCATCTCCTGGTTGCGCCGCTTGGCCTTGTCGCGGCTCTTGCGCACCGCGATGTTGTTGCGCTCGCGCCGCTGCCGGTACTCGGGGCTGCCGCGGTCCGGACCCCTCTTGCCGGCGCTCTTCTCCCGGGCGGGGCCGGGCGCGGGTGTCGGCCCGGGACTGCTGCGCGGCGGCTCCGGCGACGTGGGCGGTGTGGGCTGCCCTGCGGCCGCCAGGCTCACCACGGTCTGTGCGCACGCGGCCACCTGCGCGGGCAGCAGCGAGCCGGGCGCGTCGCCGTCGCCCCAATCGGGCTCGCGCTTGAGCGGGCGCGGAGCGGCGGGGCCCGGGCCCAAGGGGCGCGCGGGGCCGCCGGGCAGAAGCTCCAGGGGCCCCGCGCCGCCCGCCTTGTGATTGCTGTTGAAGAGGTCGGCGAAGAGCTCGTCGTGGCACAGCTCCAGGGTGGGCACGGCGGCCATGGAGTCGATGTAGGCGCTGAAGTCGATGGCGCTCTCGTCGTCGTACATGGCGGGGGCGGCGGCCCCTGGCTCGCCTAAGGCCCCCGGCTCGGCCCCGCGTCCCGGCTTGCCAGCTCGGCCCGGCTCGTAGAAGGGCGCAGGCTCCGCAGGCCAGGGCGCGCCGCGCGCCGGGCCGTCCAGGCTGAAGAGGGCGGCGCTCATGGCGGCGTCGGGCCGGGCTCTGCGTCCAAGCGCGGCTGTcacctccctgggcccagccccgcCGCCTTTTCTAGCCCCGGCTGACGTGCACGCCCCGCCCCGGCTCCGGCACAGCGGGGGCGCCCCAGGGCCGCGGGGGAAGGGGCGGGGGCGCCTGGGAGACCCCCCGAGCTGCCCGGAGCCTTCCAGGGGCACGTCCTCTCTCTGCTCCTCCCCTGGACCCCCTCCCAGACCCGCGGGACCCCCAGGCGCGTTGCAGTAGGGTGCGCGCGCTAGTGCCCCCTCCCCGGCCCGGGCCGGCCCGCGCTGCGCTGCTGGGAATGACACTCCCTCTGCCCGCACTCCAGGgccttctctccttcctgttTGTGGGCTTGGAACCTCCTCGCTCCTAGGGGCTGGGAGTGAAATCAAAACCAGGACTTGGCCACAGCACGCGCGCCCCAGGCCGGCTCCTGTCGCCGGAGGGCGGGGGGTGGGGACACGTGGGAGAGGACCCGCGCGTTCAAGGATGCCCCCCGACCGTGGGCACGCGTGTGAGACCCTGGCCCCGCGCCTCCACCGTGGGACCAGATGCGGGAAGAGGCGCGGGGGACGGGACGTGGGGACAGCCACAGCCTCGTCGTAAGGTCCCCAGGCGGCGGCCTGGCAGACGGGGAGGGCTGCCAGCACCGCACTCGGGCGCCTCAGGTAATGCGGCCCGGTTCTCGCTGTTCTCCTCGGAGGTCCCGGGTCCGGCCGGCCCTGGGGGTCGAGGCCCAGCGACGCGGCTGCTGCGTCCTGGCCGAAAGGGCGGCGCGACCCCGTCGCCAAAAGCAGAGCAGATGAGGGAGACGCAGTCACGACATCGTGTCCTCCGCCGGCCCCTCGAGGTGCGGGCTCTCCCGCCGCACGCCACTCCCCGACCCCGCAGAGCCCAGCGCCCCCCGCCAGCTCCCGCGCCCGCGTCTCTTCCAGGTCTACGGAAGCAGTGCCATCGTGTGGCAGTACCTGCGTTAGACCTGTTTTTAGTTCCAGGCTCTTTCCCTGTTAAATATTCCAAAAAAGTGCCTTGAACGTAAAGTAGTTGGGTCCCTTTTGGGAGACAGGTAAGATATCTACCAGTAGCTATAGCAGGGTGCAGATGGGCCTTGGCTCATGATGGGGTTACATCCCGGTAGACCCATCGCACACTGAAAATGTCTTAAGTAAGGATGGGCTTTGTCATGTGTCCTGCAATTTGAGGCAGGCATTTCTGGTCAGacccatttattattttgaatttaaaataaaggttttttcagccgggcgcagtggctcatgcctgtaataccagcagtttgggaagctgaggtgggcggatcacttgaggtcaggagtttgaaaccagcctggccaacatggtgaaaccctatttctactaaaaatacaaaaattagccaagcatagtggtgcgtgcctgtaatcccagctcttcaggaggctgagacaggagaatcgcttgaaaccctgaggcagaggttgcggtgagccgaaatcgtgccattgcactccaacctgggcgacagagcgagactccgtctcaaaaaaaaaaaaaaaaaaaaactgaaatgggATCTCAcaatgttgtctaggctggtttcaaactcctgggcttaagagattcGCTGgcctcacccttccaaagtgctgggattacaggcgtgagccaccatgcccggcccaaatcTATTAACTCACTATCCCTAGTCACACCTGCTCCATGTTGAGTCTCTTCTTCCGTAGGCCTCTCACCAGATCTGCGTTGAAACACCAAGCCCTACTAACTGTGCGCAGTTTCTGCAGTCAGTTCCAGAGGTCATTTCTAATGTTGCATTATGGGATATTTAATAGGTTTCCTAAAGAACAAACGTATTTCTTTAGAGTGACTCAGAGGGTACGCAATGATGATGTCACACAATTACCTATTAAGACTCAAATCCAGCAATGCATGTAAGTGTGGACTTACACACATCCAGAAAAAGTTCTAGCACAATTTTTTTCGTTCTCATATATTTAAGAAGCCACAGAAACACTATTAAAGCCCTCCCTAATCACTTAgggaatgcaaaataaatatttataagagaTTACCATATCCTCCTAAAAACAACTCAGACTATTTTCAGTGAGATGATTTACTGATTCCGATAGTCAacataattactttttatttttatttttgagacggagtctcgctctgtcgccaggcctgagtgcagtggcacgatctcagctcactgcaacctccgcctcccgggttcaagcggttctcctgcctcagcctcccgagaagctgggattacaggcgcatgacaccaccccggctacttttgtattttaagtagagacggggtttcaccgtgttagccaggatggtttcgatcttctgtcctcgtgatccacctgcctccgcctcccaaagctACATTTATTAACACTAAGTTGAGTTTACGTGACAGTGATGCATATTGAGGTGCTTTACAGGAAGTGGTTAGAAAGCGCTTGCCTAGGCctggcgcagtagctcacacctgtaatcccagcacttttgagaggccaaggtgggcggatcacctgagatcaagagttcaagaccagcctggccaacatgatgaaaccctgtctctacaaaaatacaaaaattagccggacatgatggcaggtgccttgtaatcccagctacttgggaggctgacgcaggagaatcgcttgaaatctAGAGGCGGaatttgcaatgagccaagatcacaccattgcacttcagcctaagcaacagagtgaaactccgtatcaaaaaaaaaaaggccgggcacggtgcctcacacctgtaatcccagcactttcggaggccgaggcgggcaaatcacaaagtcaggagatggagaccatcctggctaacactgtgaaaccccgtctctactaaaaacacaaaaaattagccaggcgtggtggcaggtacctctagtcccaactactagggaggctgagtccagcctgggcgacagagcaggactccgtctcaaaaaaaaaaagaaaaaagaagaaaaaaaaagaaattcaggagGTTGAAAACTGTTAAAATGTGTTTGAGTTAATATATGCTGTTAATATATGCTCTTGGGGTCCGAAAGCCAGTCTGACTTCCCTTCATTCATAGGATGAAGCTGACCATAATTCAGCTGTCTCTCATCCTAGGGATCATATTTGGATACTTCAGATGGCAGAAGAGCAGTTCTGCTCCAAATTGCAGtctgaaaaagtaaaacatttttgagCACTGCTCTCTAAACGTAAATATGAAATTAAGTTTCAAGAGATGGGAAACtttttagtgctttcttcagatTTTTATTCTCAACTACCAGATTAGATGGTTTTGTTTACCTTCTGCCTTCAGGCTATTCTAACTTTAcggcttatttttctgtttttgtgtcacagtaggatttttttttttttttttttttttttttttttttttagatacagtcttgctctgttggccagactggaggacagtggcacgatcttggctcactgcaacctctgtctcccgggctcaagcaattctgcctcagcctcctgagtagctgggattataggcgtgtgccaccatgcccaggtaattttcagtacagaagaggtttcaccatgttggccaggctggtctccaattcctgacctcaggtaatctacctgccttggcctcccaaagttctgggattacaggcatgagccaccacacccggccatgaaATTTTTATATGTTACATGTTTATATCCAAAAATACTGACTTTTTTAGGATGAACCTTATTGCCAATGTGTGAGTTTGGAAAAGGAAGGACAAGAGTCAAAGGGACAAAATTATTGGTTGTTGGGGTCACGCACCCCTCATGCTATTAAAGCATGCGCATGTCATTGAAACCTGCTGTGATTGGTAACAATTTATATGTGTGCTTCAGCTTCTAGAATCTAAGAGGCTGAGTCCCCAGATTGTAAAGTAGCCAGAGCTGACAACAGGCATTGGATTCTGTGGGTTGGGTGTCCCACCTGCCAAATACCTGCTCACATTCTCcacaacagaaaaggaaaagcagtTTGTCTTCCCAGCCTACATTTTCATCAGGTGGATTCATCCCTCCCTGGCCCACACCCGGCAGCCCCTCTGCCAGCCTCCTTGCACCCCAGGTCCCCAGCTGCCTCCTTGGTGACAGTGATGCTGCAGCTGCACCTGCACCCAGGAAGGGTGCAGCAGGTCTGGACTCACAGCTTGCTCTCCCTGTCCAATCCGTTCTCCAGATGGCCGCCCAAGAGAGCCTGTCACATCACTGTGTTCCTTAGAATCTGCTGAAGCTTTCTTGCCCTAGAGAATGGAGTTTCAGTTCTCAAGTGGGAGCCCTCCACTGCCCACTTCAAGAAGAAgtcattttcctttcacaacaaCTGGCACCTGACTCAACTCCAAATACCAGGACATGCCTGGTTTCCTGTGTGTGAAGCTGATGGTTCTACCGAGAGCCCTTTCTCCTCTGCACCACTCCACTGGCAAGAGCCTTCCATCTGTTACAGACTGGCTTAAAATGGTGCCTGCCTCGATGGTGCTTTCTGTGACTGACTTAATCACTTCCTCATCTGACTTCTCAGGAAAAATACATCCCACATCTTGTCAATTATTAAGTgcgctttttaaaatattttactgaaattCAGATGCATCTGACAATCACTGTTGTCCAGAGTGTCAGTTAGGATGTTTGTCTTCGTCCACATACGGGTGCCAGTGGCTGGGAGTGAATCCTGAGAATGATGGCGGAGAGCACTTTCTAAAAAAATGCTACAGCGCTCGCTGTCTTGATGGaatggagagcagtggtgtaTAAAAACCCGCAGGGTAATGACTCTGAAATGAAAAGTGATTCAGAGGAGACAGTGAGTGAACATGAAAGCATTTGGGAATATCTTAAGCAATTTACTTATATTGTCCTTTTCTACATGTACGTAAGAGTgatatattattaaaatcaatGTCTGAAAGAAATTAAGTTCTTTCTATGAGtacaaaatcaaaattttaagaattatgaGAGAAGCAACATCACCAAAAATGGCATAGTAAGGAATTCCGGTGCTCCACGAATACAACTGGCAAAAGCCGTCCTAATCAACTTTTACAGAACTCTGAAATCTAGCCACAAACTTACAGCAACCAGGGAAAGTATAATGAAGAAAGAAGCTGCTGCAATGTACTAAGAGAGCACTGTGGTGTTTTAAACTGCCTGCTTGCCATCCCTCCTTCTCCAGATCGCTGGTGGCCATGAAGTTGGCAGCATGAATTCCCGACACAGGCTGCTAGTGCCAGAGTGAACAACACAGACTCTGTTCTCAAAGAAACAGGGGAGTGTGTTTGGACCTGGCTGGCAGCTCCCTGATGGACTAGAGCAAGGGTAGCATTTGCATTTGGGCATTTGCCAAGAGCAGCAAGGGCAAAAGTACTGGCTGTAGCAGCCTGAGACAAGCAATAGAAAGACCAAAAAGTCTGGGAAGGAAGAGCTGGAGGAAGAACATAAGTGGGGGAATAGGGCTTTTAAAAGCTCTTGCGTGTACCAGGGAATCACGTGCATGCCCAGCATGGGTGGAGTGCTCAGAAAAGGCCTGAGAAGACCCCAAGCCTCCACTTCTGGCTGACCTTCAAGATGTGCACATTCAAGAAGAGAAAGCTAAGACAGAATTATAAACAACCTGGCTAAGTGTTAAGGGAGTATGCCAACACAGAGCCAATCTCTAAAGACTGGAAGAGTTTCCGTaggtatgtttttgtttgtttgtttgtattttccctctttcttttatgGGTTGGGGGTTTTCGGTATTTAAGGTTACTCTGTTAAAAATACTAGCTGACCACTAAGCTAATGGAACACAGACTTCAGCGGCCTCACACAACAAACAATACAGATGTTACAAAAGTAGTTTTGAAAAGTCAGTAACAAATAACAACAGCCCACaacaaatagcaacaacaaacCTTTGGAGGGTGGGGGCAGAATCTACTTTGCAGAGTTGCCACATTGTAATTATCAAAATGCTGAGTTTTTGACAAACATTTATGAagcatgcaaagaaacaagaaagtatgAACCATTCACAAGCATACTCTGAAGAAATTAATAGAAATTATCCCtgaggagccgggcgcggtggctcaagcctgtaatcccagcactttgggaggccgagacgggcagatcacgaggtcaggagatcctggctaacacggtgaaaccccgtctctattaagaaatacaaaaaactagccgggcgaggtggcgggcgcctgtagtcccagctactcgggaggctgaggccagagaatggcgtgaacccgggaggcggagcttgcagtgagctgagatccggccactgcactccagcctgggcgacagagcgagactccgtctcaaaaaaaaaaaaaaaaaaaaaaaaaaagaaattatccctgaggaagccagacatTGGACTTAGTGGACAAAAACTAAATCACCTGTCTTTGAAATGCTCAGAGTTAGGGCAAACCATGTACAAAGGACTAAGGAAGCCAGAAGCATGAAGTATCACCAAATAGAGAATatcagtaaagagaaagaaattaccaAAAAGAACCAATTataaattctggagctgaaatgaaatgaaaaatcacTAGGAGGTTACAACAACAGGTTTAAACAGGCACCAGAAATAATGAGACTGGGTGTagtgacccacacctgtaatcccagcactttgggagaccaaggcaggcagatcatttgaggtcaggagtttgagaccagcctgaccaacatggtaaaaccctgtctctactaaaaatccaaagaaaattagccagggatggtggcacatgcctgtagtgtcagtgacttgggaggctgaggcaggagaatctcttgaaccagggaggcagaggttgcagtgaaccgaggtcatgccactgcactgcagcctgggcaacagagcaagactccatcagaaagaaaaagagagaaagagagagagagaggaagagaggaagaaagagagagaaagaaagaaaaaagagggagggacggaaagaagagggagggaggaagggaagaaggaaaggaagagggagggagggagggagggagggagggaggaaggaaggaaggaagggacaaaCTTGAATATAGGACAATTGAAATTATGCAGCCAGGGAAgcacaaaaga from Macaca mulatta isolate MMU2019108-1 chromosome 8, T2T-MMU8v2.0, whole genome shotgun sequence includes these protein-coding regions:
- the CEBPD gene encoding CCAAT/enhancer-binding protein delta encodes the protein MSAALFSLDGPARGAPWPAEPAPFYEPGRAGKPGRGAEPGALGEPGAAAPAMYDDESAIDFSAYIDSMAAVPTLELCHDELFADLFNSNHKAGGAGPLELLPGGPARPLGPGPAAPRPLKREPDWGDGDAPGSLLPAQVAACAQTVVSLAAAGQPTPPTSPEPPRSSPGPTPAPGPAREKSAGKRGPDRGSPEYRQRRERNNIAVRKSRDKAKRRNQEMQQKLVELSAENEKLHQRVEQLTRDLAGLRQFFKQLPSPPFLPAAGTADCR